DNA sequence from the Penicillium psychrofluorescens genome assembly, chromosome: 3 genome:
CATTCACACGACGGGGCTGGGCCTGGTGTCGAGTGATTCGGTGGGAGAGGCTCGTATGGTAGGGTTAGGGGGGAATGTATTTCAGACCTGGTGAGACAAGGAGGTGCTTTCACGCTTGTATACACTTTGGGTCGGTAGTCGGAGGATACACCGCTGGATCTATACACCCTGCAGGCACCGACCAATCCGAGGACTCGGTTGCTGGGTACTATTTTTGGGCCACGCACGGGAGCGGAGTAGCGGGTATACTGCAGAAATAAGGACGAGCTCTCAAAGAGtaaagggaagagagagagagagtaaCATGTGGTATCTTGGAGTCTACGTACAGAATGCACCCCAAGACAGCACAAAACCGTAGGCTCAAAACAATCACAGCGAAAGGAAAAGCGAAAGACATATCAGACATCATCCCCATATGTACCGGTGCCATATGACCGCTAGATAGAAACAGAATCGCAGGCACAGCTCAGCTGGTGACCCAGAACACAAATACGAATCATTGtcagagaaaaagaaatccaGACCCCCCAAGAGCAAAAACTTGTAAACGGTATCACGAGTGACTTAAGTAGCGGTCGACTCCTCAACGGACGCGGAGTTGGTCGTCGAATGGATACTGCCAGGGGGTGCATTGCTTTCGCCATTGACCGTGCCCGCACCATTGACGGTAAGGTGGGTGTCATCGACGCCGAGCAAGGACTTGGGTGGtttgatctccttcttgccgttCGCCTTGTAGTAGAGAATCATATCTCCTGAGCTGCGCCAGAGGTGAGTGCGGATGGTTGCTAGAGTCATGTTGGGGGAGCACAACTGGTGGCCAAATTAGCAACAAGGATCGTCAAGGGGAGGGGACAAGTCGTTCTAACCTGCTTCTGGCAATACAGCTCGAGGTATTCTTCCGGAGGCATCTTCGATTCCTCAGGCTCGTCGGGATCGGCAGGATCGATGCGCTCGGCCACATAAGCCAGCACCTTTTTGGTTCGAAGCATGCGGTTGGCGTTCAGTCGATTATTGTTGTTGGTATTTCCGTTCGCACTGGGACTCTGAGTGCCATTGGGAGTGGGCCTGGCAGTAAACAAAAGCGTCGTTAGTGTTCAGCGTTGCAGTAATTCATCACTTCGGCTTGGAACTTACGGCTCAGCCTTGGCAATCGGTGGTAGAAGATCGTCGTACGGCTTCAAAACAAAAGCGATCTTAACCTGTTCCTTGAAGGGGATTTGGTTCTACGCACACAAGTCAGAAATCACAGAAACACCCCAAGTGCGAGGTGCGACCACATACCTTCAGAAGAAGCTCACCAAGCCAGTGAGGAATCGACTTCTGCAAGCGTGCAATATCTTCCTCGATACTGCCCACACTGCCTCGGTAGAGATCCGCCGCCACGGCGGTATCGCCCGTTTCCTCCTGAATGAAGACGGCAGTCCGCGAAGGAATATCGAGTCGCGGTGTTTCATTTACGGGACTGGGCGTGATGGCCGACTCCAGGTCCCGGTCTGGATGGGCAGAGAGGAATTCCTCGTACTCGTGGCGAATGCGATCAACCACACCACTAAGATTGGGTTCGTAgatcttttcttccttgaccGAAGAGACTTCCGTCTCTTCTGGCTTCTCCTCTAGGAGCGGAGGCTTCGTGTCTGTGGAAGTGCGGCCCAGCTTCTTGGGGAAGAACTTCTTCCCAAACAGAGAGCCCTTCTTGCGTTCTTCCTTGTCAGGCTCAGCTGGCGACTGGGGTACGCCCGGTGATGCCACGTCGGAGGGGGACATGGGGTTAGGAGTCTTGTCGGCATCAGCAGGGGGTTTCAATGAAAAGTAGTCGCCGTTCTTGTCAGGATAGGAAGATTGGGGAGCATCGGTGTGTGGATGTTCTGGTGTTTCTGCATCCAACATGGGAAACGGGGAGGAGGCGCTCTGAGCTGAAGTGCTGAGGTAGTTTATCGAGGGTGTCCCAATGTGAATGCCAATTCCCGTATTAGGGCTGCCCGGGAAGTCCGAGCCCGAGCGCAAGGTTGTCGCCTGGCTCATCAGAGTCGGCATTGAAGGATCGTGAGTGATCGGGATGCCGGCGCTGCGAGGAATATCATCGCTAGGTGCCGAGGTACTGAGCGGATTGAGCCGGGCATATTCTTCTGCCCTGGCCACAGCGGATTGACGGAATTCACTGTCACGTTCGATTTCTTCATCCACCAACGGAGCAAACAGCCAGCGCAAGACCCATTTGCCAAGGTTGACTGGCCTTTGTCAGTACTTGATATGACGGGGGAAATCAGCGAACATACTTCTTTGATCTTCCCGGAACTGCGATATATCAGACGGAGGCAagtcggcgtcgtcggcatacacctcggcatcgaagCAGCGATTGGGCTCCAGAATGACCGACAGCCTTCCTGTGCGGATATCCACCGTGCACCAGTGGGCGATGCTTTCGGTGGTGTTTATCTCGGAGGCGACGTCGTCAATATGCTTCTTACCAAATGTTTGCAACGGAACGCATTTCAGTAGATCCCATAGCACCACCTCTCCCGCCGAATCCTGTGTCAGAGTGCGCTTCCGATCATTCAACATCAAACATTTGATCAGCCCATGCTGTCCCTCGATAGTCTCTTGTGGAAGTGAGTGGACAGGAATCGTCAGACCCAACCCTTCCTCCAAGCCTGAATCTGAGGATTGCCCACTCCCAGGCGAGGTGCTGCCTAGTAGTGCCGACGTCGCTGATAATTGTAGGGCCGCGTCAAAAGGAATTTTCTTGGGTGCGGCTTTATCGGGCTTGTCTACTGGTGCAGCGGCGGCCGAGTCAATCGTTCGTGCTGGGTCAGGCGGCGCGTCAATCTCGAGGGTGGTATCGACGTTGGCCCAACGATTAATGCTCGATCTCGGGGTAGCGGTCCAGATGTAGTCCCCGGTGGCCACTACTTTGACGACACCCTCATGTTCCTGCAGCGCAGCAACACACGTCCCGTGCTCGACATCCGGAGAGCCTCGTACATCGGTCTTGGCCACCAGACCAGAACGATCGCTGGAGTAGAAAACCGCAAGATCGGGGTGCTCTGAATAGAGCGACCAGACGCTGTCGTTGTGCATGGTGAGAGTGTTCATGCACCGGCCAGCCGTCAGTGACCAGATCTTAATAGTCTGATCGGACGAGGCCGTCATGATCGTATCCCCAGCCTCGTTGATGAGGATGTCGCGCACGTTATCCGTATGGCCAACGAACTTGGTGACCAGCTTGCCCGACTTGGGATCCCATACCCGTACCACATTTTCTGGCCCGCCACTGGCGAGCACAGAAGAGACAGCCCCGAGGGCGTAGACGGAGCCTTTCTCGGTGGCATCTTCCCCGCCGGCATCGATGTTGAGGATCTCCCCGCCCCCATTGAGATCCCAGAGGTAGAGCTTATGGTCCAGACCACCCGACGCCACCCACGTCGCCTGGCTGCCGGGACTAGCCAGCGCCTTGACATAATCGGAATGCTTGCCGATGCTCTCAGGCACCTCGGTGGATTCGGAGTGCGGTCGCCACAGTCGCACGGTGGTGTCGGACGAGGCGGAGACGAGGGCGGAGTTGCCCTGTGTCAAGACAATATCATTGATCCAGTGGCTATGAGCCTGAACCTGAGTTCTGAACCGGGTCGCGCTAGAGCCGGGAGACGAGAGgggggaggtggcggaggaggacagGGGCAGGTCGAGGTCCCAGGAACAGATGACACCGTCGCGACCAGCGGAATACCTGGGAGTTCCTTTGGGTCAGACGCTGTGTAACCCACGTGTTGGAGCGCGGGCAGGGAGAGTGAGATAGGACTTACAGGATGGAGTTTTGAGGGTCGACGGTCAGGCCATTGACGCCCAGCCGGTGCCCACCGGGGGCATCAGGCAGAGGGAGGACTGGGGGGTGTtagagggaggaagaagacgagagGATAGGGACAGGACCAACCATAGGTGACCCTCTGGTGACTCAGTTTGCGAGCCATGCATGCAGTTACCGTGCGTTCGAAGGGAGATGATTGCGGAGATGCGGAGTGATTCGAGGACGATCACTTGCTGGAGAGCgtgggggaggggagggCGACGTCACATTGGAGACCAAGGTGACCGATCAGAACGATACCGAGGGAATGTGTGGACAAGAAGGACGAACGcgcagaagagaagagaaaagagatggaggggagagagagaataaGCTGGTGAGGGGAAGATCTGGTGCTAGGATGATTCGGCTTACTCAAGTGCCTGACCTGAACCAAAGGTGTGTGTTCCGGACATTTACCCTCTacactcccactcccaccacccacacccagAAGGCGGACACGACGCCGAACCAGTCAAGCTGGATGCTCAAGGCGAGCAGCGATTGGGAGACCATAAACAATAGACCATAGACACATCATAACGCCATGCCCGATCTATATTCTCTACAATGCGAAGACTTCATCTCAATACTATACAAAACACACACAGCATTCCTCACTCCAGCGGTGTCTCCCTCGCCCCCTCCAACGTATTCGATGCCCACTGGTAGCTACCTAAAAACACCGCACCCCCAATTCCAATCCAGGCCACGCGGGGCCCAAGACCACGCCAGAAGGCACCGAAGCCTTCTTGCGCAATGCCGCGAACAACTTCCTTAAGGCGGATTGGTGCTTCCGAGCCGCCGTCGCCACGGCGAGCAAGCATAACCCGGGTTTTAATGACGTCCAGGGGCGTAGTCAGTCCAGCGGCAATCGCGccggcgacgctgccgaACATGGCGCTCGTAGAGGCGGGTACTGGGCTGACTATCACGGAGCCGGTCTCAGCGCGTAGGTACCGCTGTGCATATGTCTCCTTCATGGATTCCCACATCGTGAATTGGAGGACGGTAAACGGGATCTCGCGCGCGATGGTGATCCCCGCGCCGCGGTATAATTCTCGGATCACTGCTCCGTAGCCCCGCGACGCAGGTACTACTGATTGTGCAGCTGCACCAGAGGCAGTTTTTGGAGTCTCAGCATGGCGCAGTGCCAGGATATCCTTCAACGCAGCCAGACTCGATCCACCGAACAAACCCGCCTGAGCGCGCTGCTTGATAACCTCCGTGGGGACGCGAACCGCGCACGCGGCGATCTCGCCTAGCGACGACGCAAGAGAGTGTGTGACGATGACATGTGAACGGGAGGGGGTTTCTGCGTGAGAGGACcgggggaggagggagcgcTTGACGCCGTCGTagacgatgaagaaagaCGCCGCAGAGGGGGCGGAGCCAAAGAGCACGGAGGGGAGGCCGGCGTAGATGCCACGGACGGTTTGGCGCAGGGTCAAGCGTGAGGTCTGGGGTGCGGTGTGGTCGCGTGCTTTTTGGAGGCGGGTCTTGATGGTGTCGAGGGGGTAGAGGGAGCAGTCGACTGTGAGACCTGCGATTGCACCGGACTGGAGTGGATCAGTGGGAGTGAGGGACGGGTAGAAGTTGAAGTGGGCGTACGATGAGCGATCGCGTCCACAAGGAATTGACCAGTGGCCCTGTGTCGGAGtgggaggccatggtgggagaGAGGGTAGAATGGAGAGGATGGGACGGAAATGGATTCTATCTGCGGAGCATGATGTGTTGGATCAATTGGTCGCAACCATAATACGTGACACAGAGAAGGAGATAAAAGAGGtgaaagagggagagagccAAAAGAGTCAGTGTCGAGGTTTGAGGTGGTTTGCCGCGGCCGAAGTCGGAAGGTGTCGATCACTCACTCTTGGTTACGTGGTTCTCTGCTAGGTTTGTACTGCACAACGAAGGATTGATATTTGCAATGGGTTTCAACTATCTACTGGCCGGGATGCTACAAGCATTATTATAGCCATCCACTAACGGAAAAAAAGGAATGCGACAGACGGCGCGCAAAAAGAAAcatcccaccacccccggCACAACCTCACACCAAGTCTAGCAGAAACATCTATCACAAGAAAACAGTGCAAACTCTTCCTCAACGCCaaaagaaaccagaaaaAGCCTCCCCTCTCAGTTTCATAAACAGTCAGACGGAGTATTAGTCGCAAAAGATATCAGGAACAAGACATCAGCGAAGACATCTCGCACGTCAAAGAAgggaagagcaaaaagatAGATcacgagaagaacaagaaagaggcATTATGGACACACGAAAAAGAAGTTGATACAAATAAAAGGAACCTCATTTGGTAACCTTGCTGGCCTTGCTGGGCACCGCCGGGCTGTGGGAAGGAGGCTCGAGGACGTGTGTGTGCGAGGGCATGTTGACAATCTCCCCATTATCTTCCTGGAAACATGTCGGGATGCTGCACACCCAGTCGTCCGACATTACTTCGTCGAGCGTCGCGCGATCATTGGTGTTGACTTTCAACATGCGGCCAATGATATATCGACTTTCCCGCGGCAAGATGCGGAGAAGCCGCCATGGGCCCTTGATCACTTCCTGTCGCTGGCCGGACTGTTGAGTGGCCCCTGGAAGTGGCGGGGCGTGTTTGCTGGTCGTGCGCTGGGGCTTAGCGTTGCTACTGGCGTCGCTGGCCTGCTTTTGAGCGCCATCGGCCGACTGGTCGTTCTTCTCACCCTCGTTGGGGGCGGATTCTGTGGGGCAATGGGGCGCCTCATTCTTTTCCGAAGCAGGTGGCTCGGTCAGTTCAGAGACATTGGACTCCTCTGCAGGATGCTCGAGATGCTTCGGAAGCTCATGGGCGGTGGAAGGGAGATCAGGCGCCGATTTAGGCCGAGGTTGATGACGGGAATCCGGGACCGGAGTGCCAGGAGTCGGAGGAGCAACAAACAGCCGATAGGAATTGTCAGTAGTCCGTGGCTGCTTCCACGGAAAGCGGCGCA
Encoded proteins:
- a CDS encoding uncharacterized protein (ID:PFLUO_005168-T1.cds;~source:funannotate); protein product: MARKLSHQRVTYVLPLPDAPGGHRLGVNGLTVDPQNSILYSAGRDGVICSWDLDLPLSSSATSPLSSPGSSATRFRTQVQAHSHWINDIVLTQGNSALVSASSDTTVRLWRPHSESTEVPESIGKHSDYVKALASPGSQATWVASGGLDHKLYLWDLNGGGEILNIDAGGEDATEKGSVYALGAVSSVLASGGPENVVRVWDPKSGKLVTKFVGHTDNVRDILINEAGDTIMTASSDQTIKIWSLTAGRCMNTLTMHNDSVWSLYSEHPDLAVFYSSDRSGLVAKTDVRGSPDVEHGTCVAALQEHEGVVKVVATGDYIWTATPRSSINRWANVDTTLEIDAPPDPARTIDSAAAAPVDKPDKAAPKKIPFDAALQLSATSALLGSTSPGSGQSSDSGLEEGLGLTIPVHSLPQETIEGQHGLIKCLMLNDRKRTLTQDSAGEVVLWDLLKCVPLQTFGKKHIDDVASEINTTESIAHWCTVDIRTGRLSVILEPNRCFDAEVYADDADLPPSDISQFREDQRINLGKWVLRWLFAPLVDEEIERDSEFRQSAVARAEEYARLNPLSTSAPSDDIPRSAGIPITHDPSMPTLMSQATTLRSGSDFPGSPNTGIGIHIGTPSINYLSTSAQSASSPFPMLDAETPEHPHTDAPQSSYPDKNGDYFSLKPPADADKTPNPMSPSDVASPGVPQSPAEPDKEERKKGSLFGKKFFPKKLGRTSTDTKPPLLEEKPEETEVSSVKEEKIYEPNLSGVVDRIRHEYEEFLSAHPDRDLESAITPSPVNETPRLDIPSRTAVFIQEETGDTAVAADLYRGSVGSIEEDIARLQKSIPHWLGELLLKNQIPFKEQVKIAFVLKPYDDLLPPIAKAEPPTPNGTQSPSANGNTNNNNRLNANRMLRTKKVLAYVAERIDPADPDEPEESKMPPEEYLELYCQKQLCSPNMTLATIRTHLWRSSGDMILYYKANGKKEIKPPKSLLGVDDTHLTVNGAGTVNGESNAPPGSIHSTTNSASVEESTAT
- a CDS encoding uncharacterized protein (ID:PFLUO_005169-T1.cds;~source:funannotate) gives rise to the protein MASHSDTGPLVNSLWTRSLISGAIAGLTVDCSLYPLDTIKTRLQKARDHTAPQTSRLTLRQTVRGIYAGLPSVLFGSAPSAASFFIVYDGVKRSLLPRSSHAETPSRSHVIVTHSLASSLGEIAACAVRVPTEVIKQRAQAGLFGGSSLAALKDILALRHAETPKTASGAAAQSVVPASRGYGAVIRELYRGAGITIAREIPFTVLQFTMWESMKETYAQRYLRAETGSVIVSPVPASTSAMFGSVAGAIAAGLTTPLDVIKTRVMLARRGDGGSEAPIRLKEVVRGIAQEGFGAFWRGLGPRVAWIGIGGAVFLGSYQWASNTLEGARETPLE